A part of Desulfomicrobium baculatum DSM 4028 genomic DNA contains:
- a CDS encoding universal stress protein, producing MIKVERVLIPVDGSDSSRNAAKYGTQLVNSRNPKIYLLNVWEPITMTIGGEMAEKLRAGAEAKSMAILEEYKTMLEPCSMEVELISRSGRPDYEILNVQDELDCDLIVIGSRGLSVLENVIMGSVVTRVLEGASCPVLVTRNLRVKYLKDACGI from the coding sequence ATGATAAAGGTTGAACGTGTTTTGATACCGGTGGATGGTTCGGATTCTTCCAGAAATGCGGCCAAGTACGGCACGCAGCTGGTCAATTCCAGAAATCCCAAGATTTATCTGCTCAATGTCTGGGAGCCCATCACCATGACCATCGGCGGCGAGATGGCCGAGAAGTTGCGCGCCGGCGCCGAGGCCAAGTCCATGGCGATTCTGGAAGAGTATAAAACGATGCTGGAACCTTGCAGCATGGAAGTGGAACTGATTTCGCGCAGCGGTCGTCCGGACTACGAGATCCTGAATGTGCAGGACGAACTGGACTGTGACCTCATTGTCATCGGATCGCGCGGACTTTCGGTACTCGAGAATGTGATCATGGGCAGCGTGGTCACGCGCGTGCTTGAAGGGGCGTCGTGCCCGGTGCTGGTCACGCGCAACCTGCGCGTGAAGTATCTGAAGGATGCCTGCGGCATCTGA
- a CDS encoding universal stress protein: MIKIERVLIPVDGSDSSRNAAKYAAHLVSPRSAKLYLLNVWEPINMTIGGEKAEKLRERAHAKAMEMLEEYKSLLEPCGLEVELIARSGRPDYVILNVQDELDCDLIVIGSRGLSVLENVIMGSVVTRVLEGATCPVLVTRNLRVKYLQDACGL; this comes from the coding sequence ATGATCAAAATCGAACGTGTACTCATACCTGTCGACGGTTCGGACTCTTCCAGGAACGCGGCCAAGTATGCCGCGCATCTGGTCAGCCCCCGCAGCGCCAAGCTTTATCTGCTCAACGTCTGGGAGCCCATCAACATGACCATCGGCGGCGAAAAGGCGGAGAAACTGCGCGAGCGGGCCCATGCCAAGGCCATGGAGATGCTGGAGGAATACAAGAGCCTGCTTGAGCCCTGCGGCCTGGAAGTGGAACTGATCGCGCGGAGCGGCCGCCCGGATTATGTGATTCTGAACGTGCAGGACGAGCTTGATTGCGATCTCATCGTCATCGGCTCGCGCGGCCTGTCGGTGCTTGAGAACGTGATCATGGGCAGCGTGGTCACGCGCGTGCTTGAAGGCGCGACCTGCCCCGTGCTGGTCACGCGCAACCTGCGTGTGAAGTACCTGCAGGACGCCTGCGGGTTGTAA
- a CDS encoding periplasmic heavy metal sensor produces the protein MHVKHLIITLTLVLALAAGAQAYRGGCPGQGHYQDFMSGLPPEQQQKVQALTDEHHKELFALHKELLARHEAMEALFAATPTDKSAIDKAVAEVSELQAKKAQLNADYRVELTEIAGKPVPIESGKGCGRMSGCGANSSGATPGAGSAPGCPAAQTM, from the coding sequence ATGCACGTGAAACACCTCATAATCACCCTCACGCTGGTCCTGGCCCTCGCAGCCGGAGCCCAGGCCTACAGGGGCGGCTGTCCGGGACAGGGACACTACCAGGACTTCATGTCCGGCCTGCCCCCCGAGCAGCAGCAAAAAGTCCAGGCGCTGACTGACGAACACCACAAGGAACTCTTTGCCCTCCACAAGGAGCTCCTGGCCAGGCACGAAGCCATGGAAGCACTGTTCGCGGCAACCCCCACCGACAAGTCAGCCATCGACAAGGCCGTGGCCGAAGTGAGCGAACTGCAGGCGAAAAAAGCGCAACTCAACGCAGACTATCGCGTGGAGTTGACTGAAATCGCCGGAAAGCCCGTTCCCATCGAATCCGGCAAAGGCTGCGGACGCATGTCCGGGTGCGGAGCAAACTCCAGCGGCGCCACCCCAGGCGCCGGTTCCGCCCCCGGGTGCCCAGCCGCACAAACCATGTAA
- a CDS encoding two-component system sensor histidine kinase NtrB, whose amino-acid sequence MELVLPSRSDRTIMMATMAVFMLGLALSFSTWRNLRQQQDSFHEHALVTARAIAAGIEINLRRELRLPATPEHTNTLLHLHRTLAKELLQDYIKRTDARFIGLYNPLGHILLSSHNDPKAIQGQLPTIAWASIGNAGEWSGEMNFEGQPIMVLGRISHLTSAPACPDGQCPPDKQPPLLLVGVDMTHHLAAFGKYKRTAILQTGYILAVTIVFWILLLGFLQRNEQHRRLQRLESFNARLLDNMPDGLLTLSADGTVVAANPAAISLMGGLSLVGQPLSSIFSNLGLTPDKQPGQDWSTLKTADRHLEILQLPLKDGSEQRLVLIRDRTELAGLERELHRNEKLAAIGRMAAGVAHEIRNPLSALRGFAQFFAKKLAGRDPEELYARTMVQEADRLNRVITDLLFLARPRQLSFAQVPLAEIFREVHTLLSMDAGARNGRLEHWTDTETVQADRDALKQAVINLLMNSVEALPGEEGLIELWAEGNDDGTWIRVRDNGAGMSPEEREHALEPFFTTRDKGTGLGLAIVHTIMQEHGGLIQIETPTAGGTVVSLFFPANPTGSAT is encoded by the coding sequence ATGGAACTCGTTCTCCCATCCCGCAGCGATCGCACCATCATGATGGCCACCATGGCCGTGTTCATGCTCGGCCTGGCGCTGAGCTTCTCCACATGGCGCAACCTGCGCCAGCAGCAGGACTCCTTTCATGAGCACGCCCTGGTCACGGCCCGCGCCATCGCCGCCGGAATCGAGATCAATCTGCGCCGTGAATTGCGATTGCCTGCGACTCCCGAGCACACCAACACGCTCCTGCATCTCCATCGCACCCTGGCCAAGGAATTGCTCCAGGACTACATAAAACGCACCGACGCCCGCTTCATCGGCCTCTACAACCCCCTCGGGCACATCCTGCTCTCCTCGCACAACGATCCAAAGGCGATCCAGGGCCAATTGCCGACCATCGCCTGGGCGAGCATCGGCAACGCAGGGGAATGGAGCGGCGAAATGAATTTCGAAGGCCAGCCCATCATGGTCCTGGGTCGCATCTCGCACCTGACCTCGGCCCCCGCCTGCCCCGACGGCCAGTGTCCGCCGGACAAGCAGCCCCCCCTTCTGCTCGTCGGCGTCGACATGACCCATCACCTGGCGGCCTTTGGCAAGTACAAGCGCACGGCCATCCTGCAAACCGGGTACATCCTGGCGGTGACCATCGTCTTCTGGATTCTGCTCCTGGGCTTTCTGCAACGCAACGAGCAGCACAGACGCCTGCAACGCCTGGAGTCCTTCAACGCCCGCCTGCTGGACAACATGCCCGACGGCCTGCTGACCCTCTCTGCGGACGGCACGGTCGTGGCGGCCAATCCGGCGGCCATCAGCCTCATGGGCGGCCTGAGCCTCGTCGGCCAGCCGCTTTCAAGTATTTTCTCGAACCTGGGCCTGACCCCGGACAAGCAGCCGGGCCAGGACTGGAGCACTCTCAAGACTGCCGATCGGCATCTGGAGATTCTGCAACTGCCCTTGAAGGATGGATCGGAGCAACGCCTCGTGCTGATTCGCGACCGCACGGAACTGGCCGGCCTTGAGCGGGAACTGCACCGCAATGAAAAGCTGGCCGCCATCGGCCGCATGGCGGCGGGCGTGGCCCACGAGATCCGCAACCCGCTCTCGGCCCTGCGCGGGTTCGCCCAGTTCTTCGCCAAGAAGCTGGCCGGCCGGGACCCTGAAGAACTGTATGCGCGAACCATGGTCCAGGAAGCGGACCGCCTGAACCGCGTCATCACCGACCTGCTCTTCCTGGCCCGTCCCCGGCAGCTGAGCTTCGCCCAGGTGCCCCTTGCAGAGATTTTCCGGGAAGTGCATACTCTCTTGTCCATGGACGCAGGCGCCAGGAACGGCCGTCTGGAACATTGGACAGACACCGAAACCGTGCAGGCCGACCGGGACGCCCTGAAGCAGGCCGTCATCAACCTGCTCATGAACAGCGTGGAGGCCCTGCCCGGGGAAGAGGGTTTGATAGAACTCTGGGCCGAAGGGAATGACGACGGGACCTGGATTCGCGTCCGGGACAACGGCGCGGGCATGAGCCCGGAAGAGCGCGAACACGCCCTGGAGCCGTTCTTCACCACCCGCGACAAGGGCACCGGCCTTGGGCTGGCCATCGTCCACACCATCATGCAGGAGCATGGCGGCCTTATCCAGATAGAAACGCCGACGGCCGGAGGCACGGTCGTCTCCCTTTTCTTTCCCGCAAACCCCACCGGGAGCGCTACATGA
- a CDS encoding sodium:proton antiporter, with the protein MRKSSVWFFCLAAIGLGVLGVLPDVWASAGDLHHEAEEIGKHLSVLWVVPFACMLLSIAVMPLAVPHFWHHHYGKVAAFWSVAFLVPFALFHGYELALYSVVHTIALEYVSFLILLFSLFTIAGGVCLRGSLVGKPVVNTVILLIGTLLASWMGTTGAAMLLIRPLMRAISHRKYKVHTIVFFIFLVANIGGSLTPLGDPPLFLGFLKGVSFFWTTQHLFVPFAVMSVILLSLYFVIDTMLFNKEGRPESPDAGQDGKLRLEGTFNLLLLAGVVGGVLMSGMWKPEGGVVVYHVHMELQNIARDVLLLILAGVSLKTTAAEIRRRNEFNWEPIVEVAKLFAGIFLTMIPAISILRAGMDGALSSLIALVSVDGVANNAMYFWLTGALSSFLDNAPTYLVFFNTAGGDAHFLMEHVHTLMAISAGAVFMGANTYIGNAPNFMVRSIAESSGIKMPSFFGYMAWSVGILVPCFVLMTFLFFR; encoded by the coding sequence ATGCGAAAAAGTTCTGTCTGGTTTTTTTGCCTGGCGGCCATAGGCCTGGGGGTTCTTGGCGTCTTGCCGGATGTTTGGGCTTCCGCAGGGGATTTGCACCATGAGGCCGAGGAGATCGGCAAACATCTGAGCGTGCTTTGGGTGGTTCCCTTTGCGTGCATGCTTCTTTCCATCGCCGTCATGCCTTTGGCCGTACCGCATTTCTGGCATCATCATTACGGCAAGGTGGCGGCTTTCTGGAGCGTGGCTTTCCTCGTGCCCTTCGCCCTGTTCCATGGTTACGAACTGGCGCTGTATTCCGTGGTGCACACCATTGCCCTGGAGTACGTTTCGTTTCTGATCCTGCTTTTTTCGCTGTTCACCATCGCCGGCGGAGTGTGTCTGCGCGGCTCCCTGGTGGGGAAGCCCGTGGTCAACACGGTCATTCTGCTGATCGGCACCTTGCTGGCCAGCTGGATGGGCACCACCGGCGCGGCCATGCTGCTCATCCGTCCGCTCATGCGGGCCATCTCGCATCGCAAATACAAGGTGCACACCATCGTGTTCTTCATCTTTCTGGTGGCCAACATCGGTGGCAGTCTGACCCCCTTGGGCGATCCGCCGCTGTTTCTGGGCTTCTTGAAGGGCGTGTCCTTTTTCTGGACCACGCAGCATCTTTTTGTTCCCTTCGCGGTCATGTCGGTCATTCTGCTGAGCCTGTATTTCGTCATCGACACAATGCTTTTCAACAAGGAGGGCCGCCCCGAGTCTCCTGACGCGGGCCAGGACGGCAAACTGCGCCTGGAAGGCACCTTCAACCTGCTCCTGCTGGCCGGCGTGGTCGGCGGCGTGCTCATGAGCGGCATGTGGAAGCCCGAGGGCGGCGTGGTTGTTTATCACGTGCACATGGAACTGCAGAACATCGCTCGCGACGTGCTGCTTCTGATCCTGGCCGGTGTGAGTCTCAAGACCACGGCCGCCGAGATCCGCCGCCGCAACGAGTTCAACTGGGAGCCCATTGTCGAGGTGGCCAAGCTATTCGCCGGCATCTTCCTGACCATGATCCCGGCCATCTCCATCCTGCGCGCGGGCATGGACGGCGCCTTGTCGAGCCTCATTGCCCTGGTCTCCGTCGACGGCGTGGCCAACAACGCCATGTACTTCTGGCTGACCGGCGCTCTGTCGAGCTTCCTGGACAATGCTCCGACCTATCTGGTCTTCTTCAACACCGCCGGTGGCGACGCGCACTTCCTGATGGAACACGTGCATACCCTCATGGCCATCTCGGCGGGTGCGGTGTTCATGGGCGCCAACACCTATATCGGCAACGCCCCCAACTTCATGGTCCGGTCCATCGCGGAGTCGAGCGGGATCAAGATGCCCAGCTTCTTCGGCTACATGGCCTGGTCCGTGGGCATTCTGGTTCCCTGTTTCGTGCTCATGACCTTTCTTTTCTTCCGTTAA
- a CDS encoding sigma-54-dependent transcriptional regulator, with product MTQQSTVLVIDDEPAHRLMVRVVLGDAGFKVLEADNGSSGLTTLRAKPVDVVLLDMRMPGMSGLDVLQKMHEEGIATPVIMLTAFGNVSSAVESMKIGAWDYLTKPTDNDELLAVVKKAAEHVRLTRENRDLKKQIGQLRETRIIGNSPEIRKVVELIEQVGPSEANVLVLGESGTGKELVAQQLHEQSARCKGPLVKVNCAALPENLLESELFGYVRGAFTGAAQDKPGRFQLAGGGTLFLDEIGELPLTLQAKILRALQERIVEPLGGVTPVSIDVRFIAATNRDLPAMIAAGTFREDLYYRLNVLEIRIPPLRERSEDIPLLVDYLLDKLGRKNNRPIRTVTREFLDALGRHEWRGNVRELENVLERALILCRADTLDLRDLPDHLLASGPASRPAHQAQPGESPLEAAERQALEETLRKYAGHRERTAQALGISRRTLQYRLKKYGLTTR from the coding sequence ATGACTCAGCAATCCACTGTCCTTGTCATCGATGACGAACCCGCGCACCGGCTCATGGTCCGCGTCGTCCTCGGCGACGCCGGCTTCAAGGTGCTGGAGGCGGACAACGGCTCGTCCGGCCTGACCACATTGCGCGCCAAGCCTGTGGACGTCGTCCTGCTGGACATGCGCATGCCGGGCATGAGCGGTCTTGATGTGCTGCAAAAGATGCACGAGGAAGGGATCGCGACGCCGGTGATCATGCTGACCGCGTTCGGCAATGTGAGCAGCGCCGTGGAATCCATGAAAATTGGAGCCTGGGATTATCTGACCAAGCCGACGGACAACGACGAACTCCTGGCGGTGGTCAAAAAAGCGGCGGAACATGTGCGCCTGACCCGCGAAAACCGCGATCTCAAAAAACAGATCGGCCAACTGCGCGAGACCAGGATCATCGGCAACAGCCCGGAAATACGCAAGGTCGTGGAGCTCATCGAACAGGTGGGGCCCAGTGAAGCCAACGTGCTCGTCCTCGGCGAATCGGGCACGGGCAAGGAGCTTGTCGCCCAGCAACTGCACGAACAGAGCGCGCGCTGCAAAGGCCCGCTGGTCAAGGTCAACTGCGCGGCCCTGCCCGAAAACCTGCTCGAAAGCGAACTCTTCGGCTACGTGCGCGGCGCCTTCACCGGCGCGGCCCAGGACAAACCCGGCCGCTTCCAGCTGGCCGGGGGCGGGACCCTCTTTCTGGATGAAATCGGCGAACTGCCCCTGACCCTGCAGGCCAAGATCCTGCGCGCCCTGCAGGAACGCATCGTCGAACCCCTCGGCGGCGTGACCCCGGTCAGCATCGACGTGCGCTTCATCGCGGCCACAAACCGCGACCTCCCGGCCATGATCGCCGCAGGCACATTCCGCGAAGACCTTTATTACCGGCTCAATGTGCTCGAAATACGCATTCCGCCCCTGCGCGAACGCAGCGAAGACATCCCCCTTTTGGTCGACTACCTTCTTGACAAGCTCGGCCGCAAAAACAACCGCCCGATCCGCACCGTCACCCGCGAATTCCTGGACGCCCTCGGCCGGCACGAATGGCGGGGCAATGTGCGCGAACTTGAAAACGTCCTGGAGCGTGCCCTTATCCTCTGCCGCGCGGACACGCTGGACCTGCGGGACCTCCCGGATCATCTGCTGGCTTCCGGCCCGGCGTCCCGCCCTGCGCACCAGGCCCAGCCCGGCGAAAGCCCGCTGGAAGCGGCCGAGCGTCAGGCCCTGGAAGAAACCCTGCGCAAATACGCCGGACACCGCGAACGCACCGCCCAGGCCCTCGGGATCAGCCGCCGCACGCTGCAATACCGCCTCAAGAAATACGGATTGACCACCAGATAA